One window from the genome of Chitinispirillum alkaliphilum encodes:
- a CDS encoding alcohol acetyltransferase: MLEKFSGSWYRLDNAGKLFPSIATTRCTTVFRISATLNENINIKILQSALNHLAPRLPYYQVNLKRGLFWYYLEKANYLPTIQEEKAFPCMYLGFQRSNLFPYRVIYYKRRISLEIAHFLTDGMGATRFLKSLLAEYFKLLKGIEQNSESGLLFPDETVKGEEWEDAFRKYSTETGSIPNAKLKTAMHFPFPLIERGAYYIITGIMPVEKVISKSREIGTSLNNFFLALYFESILEFISQAPVYLKRELYKPITMNVPVNLRSIFPSESMRNFFLSITPCIDPRSSILTFENIIESVSQQMKQNLDKNHLSNIINRNVKGETSLLIRLLPLFIKDAMMPFLYFAFGENLYTSSISNLGKITLPQSIAPFVDRFDFYPAPSRGNKIKATVVSYKDHLYFTFGKLTRVRVIERLFFRKLVNMGIPVKIETNLNP, translated from the coding sequence TTGTTGGAGAAGTTCTCAGGTTCATGGTACAGACTCGATAATGCCGGTAAGCTTTTCCCTTCTATAGCTACAACCCGCTGCACAACTGTTTTCCGAATATCTGCTACATTAAATGAAAATATAAACATAAAGATATTGCAATCAGCACTTAATCATTTAGCTCCCCGATTACCGTATTATCAGGTCAATTTGAAAAGAGGTTTGTTTTGGTATTATCTTGAAAAGGCAAATTATCTTCCGACAATTCAGGAGGAAAAAGCTTTTCCCTGCATGTATCTTGGTTTTCAGAGAAGTAACCTGTTTCCCTATCGTGTCATTTATTATAAACGAAGAATTTCTCTTGAAATAGCTCATTTTCTCACTGATGGAATGGGTGCAACCCGATTTTTGAAATCACTGCTAGCTGAATATTTCAAATTACTTAAAGGCATAGAGCAAAATAGTGAATCCGGTCTTCTGTTTCCTGATGAAACTGTAAAGGGTGAGGAGTGGGAAGATGCTTTTAGAAAATATTCCACTGAAACCGGATCTATTCCTAATGCTAAGCTGAAGACTGCTATGCATTTCCCCTTTCCTTTAATAGAAAGGGGGGCGTATTACATTATAACCGGAATCATGCCTGTTGAGAAAGTGATATCAAAGTCAAGAGAGATTGGCACTTCATTGAACAATTTTTTTCTGGCATTATATTTTGAAAGCATTTTGGAATTTATATCTCAGGCACCGGTTTATCTCAAAAGAGAACTCTATAAACCTATAACCATGAATGTTCCCGTTAACCTGCGCTCGATATTTCCCTCAGAGAGCATGAGAAATTTCTTTTTAAGCATAACTCCTTGTATTGATCCGCGCAGCTCTATTTTAACTTTTGAAAATATCATAGAATCAGTTTCACAACAGATGAAACAGAACCTTGATAAAAATCACCTTTCCAACATCATAAACAGAAATGTAAAAGGTGAAACATCTCTTTTAATCCGTTTGCTTCCTCTATTTATAAAAGATGCAATGATGCCCTTTCTATATTTTGCTTTCGGAGAAAATCTTTATACCAGCAGTATAAGCAATTTGGGAAAAATCACATTACCGCAATCAATTGCCCCTTTTGTAGACAGATTTGATTTTTATCCTGCACCAAGCAGAGGCAATAAAATAAAAGCAACTGTAGTCAGTTATAAAGATCATTTGTATTTTACCTTTGGGAAATTAACCAGGGTCAGAGTGATTGAACGATTGTTTTTCAGAAAACTTGTAAATATGGGTATCCCT